Proteins encoded together in one Cicer arietinum cultivar CDC Frontier isolate Library 1 chromosome 4, Cicar.CDCFrontier_v2.0, whole genome shotgun sequence window:
- the LOC101492195 gene encoding uncharacterized protein At3g49055 has translation MNIHNQPYTHTYTPYIIICNMEQSYHVLHSDKLPYFETVFRGKEDVLIEKEMEGFKQAVESENKNELMLNVFESLTSTKESLFRVIEGLEGEKDEYFVKEMVSVESELKLVEESRVLILEEARLISKLAIEVETKVDKYKELRRKEKRELENSLISLTEENRDINNLFRVALLEKEGLEKRIKGHDHKRIPLLQFAELGLQKVGFGFMRGSANSNSNEQSTDTTSEANISDSSSECELEVISLASTVERIMKNLRLEITQLRRSLEESRSDTERLQCLTEKQTKEIEDNKLYIKELEDRERIMAQNIEEFLIEIKEAEEEIARWKEACELEVKAGKKEVEERDKMMATLKQELQKTKGALDISNGKLKLKEELAMTAIAAQEAAERSLQLADSRGVELRRHIEELTRQLEEAEKRERNNSHKVRRICWPWQVFRLSSSNIADSRIGNTKRMLPEMQSFLH, from the exons ATGAACATCCACAACCAACcatacacacacacatacaCACCTTATATTATTATATGCAACATGGAACAATCCTATCATGTTCTTCATTCAGATAAACTTCCTTACTTTGAAACGGTTTTCAGAGGAAAAGAAGATGTATTGattgaaaaagaaatggaaGGTTTCAAACAAGCAGTTGAGAGTGAAAACAAAAATGAGTTGATGTTGAATGTTTTTGAATCCCTCACTTCAACTAAGGAATCCTTATTTAGAGTAATAGAGGGGTTAGAGGGAGAAAAAGATGAATATTTTGTTAAAGAAATGGTTAGTGtggaatcagaattaaaattaGTTGAGGAATCAAGGGTGTTAATATTGGAAGAGGCAAGGTTGATATCAAAGCTTGCAATTGAGGTGGAAACAAAGGTGGATAAATATAAGGAATTAAGGAGGAAGGAAAAGAGAGAATTGGAGAACAGTTTGATTAGTTTAACTGAAGAGAATAGGGATATTAATAACTTGTTTAGGGTTGCTTTGTTGGAGAAAGAAGGATTAGAGAAGAGAATTAAGGGACATGACCATAAAAGGATTCCCCTTTTGCAGTTTGCTGAGCTTGGATTGCAGAAAGTTGGGTTTGGGTTCATGAGAGGAAGTgctaatagtaatagtaatgaACAATCAACAGATACTACTTCTGAGGCTAACATATCAGATAGTAGCAGTGAGTGTGAATTGGAAGTTATCAGTTTG GCCTCAACAGTAGAAAGGATAATGAAGAATCTACGACTTGAAATCACTCAATTGAGAAGATCTTTGGAAGAATCTAG GTCAGACACAGAGCGACTCCAGTGTCTCACAGAGAAACAAACCAAAGAGATTGAAGATAATAAACTCTACATCAAGGAGTTAGAAGATAGAGAGAGAATAATGGCTCAAAAT ATTGAGGAGTTTTTGATTGAAATCAAAGAAGCAGAAGAAGAAATAGCCAGATGGAAGGAAGCTTGTGAATTGGAAGTTAAAGCTGGAAAAAAAGAGGTTGAAGAGCGTGACAAAATG ATGGCTACGTTGAAACAAGAACTACAGAAAACAAAGGGTGCTTTGGACATATCCAATGGAAAATTAAAACTGAAAGAAGAACTAGCAATGACTGCAATAGCTGCACAAGAAGCAGCAGAGAGGTCTTTGCAGCTAGCTGATAGCAGAGGAGTTGAACTTCGTCGGCATATCGAGGAACTAACAAGACAATTAGAGGAAGCAGAGAAACGTGAACGTAATAATAGCCATAAAGTGAGACGTATATGTTGGCCATGGCAAGTTTTTAGATTGAGTTCTAGTAATATTGCAGACTCTAGAATTGGAAATACTAAAAGGATGCTACCAGAAATGCAATCATTTCTTCACTGA
- the LOC101492754 gene encoding uncharacterized protein, with the protein MSIICGLPLVECVYCLACARWAWKRCLHTAGHDSETWGFASIEEFEPVPRLCRYILAVYEDDLRHPLWAPPGGYGINPDWLILKKTYEDTQRRAPPYILYLDHDHADIVLAIRGLNLAKESDYAVLLDNKLGKRKFDGGYVHNGLLKAAGWVMDAECEILREFVEQYPNYTLTFAGHSLGSGVAAMLSMVVVQNRDRLGNIERKRVRCYAIAPARCMSLNLAVRYADIINSVVLQDDFLPRTATPLEDIFKSLFCLPCLLCLRCMRDTCIPEEKMLKDPRRLYAPGRLYHIVERKPFRFGRFPPVVRTAVPVDGRFEHIVLSCNATSDHAIIWIEKEAKRALDLMLEKDNTMEVPAKQIMERQETMTRHNKEYKAALQRAKTLDVPHAYAPPSQYGTFDEGEENSRRSEAESSIGSTDKSTVDESWDVLIERLFDKDEHGRIVLKK; encoded by the exons ATGTCAATTATCTGTGGCTTGCCTCTCGTTGAGTGTGTGTATTGTCTAGCTTGCGCGCGATGGGCTTGGAAACGATGTCTACACACTGCAGGCCATGACAGTGAAACTTGGGGCTTTGCCTCAATCGAAGAATTTGAGCCTGTCCCACGTCTATGTCGCTATATTTTAGCTGTGTATGAAGATGATCTTAGGCACCCTCTTTGGGCCCCTCCCGGTGGCTATGGAATTAACCCTGATTGGTTAATACTTAAAAAGACATACGAAGATACACAAAGACGGGCTCCACCATATATATTGTATCTTGATCATGATCATGCTGATATAGTTCTTGCCATTAGAGGACTAAATTTGGCTAAGGAGAGTGATTATGCTGTTTTGTTGGATAATAAATTGGGGAAGAGAAAGTTTGATGGAGGGTATGTTCATAATGGGTTGTTGAAGGCTGCCGGATGGGTTATGGATGCTGAGTGTGAAATTTTGAGGGAATTCGTCGAGCAGTATCCGAATTATACTCTTACTTTTGCTGGACATTCGCTTGGATCAGGTGTAGCTGCAATGTTAAGCATGGTGGTCGTGCAGAATCGAGATAGGCTTGGAAATATCGAGAGAAAGAGAGTTAGGTGCTATGCTATCGCTCCTGCTAGGTGTATGTCTCTCAATTTGGCAGTCAGATATGCAGATATCATAAATTCCGTCGTGCTTCAG GATGACTTCTTACCGAGGACAGCCACACCATTGGAAGATATATTCAAGTCTCTTTTCTG TTTACCATGCTTGTTGTGCTTGAGATGCATGAGGGATACATGTATACCAGAGGAGAAGATGCTGAAAGATCCAAGGAGACTCTATGCACCCGGTCGCCTTTATCACATTGTTGAGAGAAAGCCTTTCAG ATTTGGAAGGTTTCCTCCAGTTGTGAGAACAGCAGTGCCTGTAGATGGAAGGTTTGAGCATATAGTCCTTTCTTGCAATGCTACATCAGATCATGCCATTATTTGGATAGAGAAAGAGGCTAAAAGGGCTTTGGAT TTGATGCTAGAGAAAGATAATACCATGGAAGTACCTGCAAAGCAAATCATGGAGCGTCAGGAAACAATGACGAGACACAACAAAGAATACAAAGCAGCATTACAAAGGGCTAAAACGTTAGATGTTCCACATGCTTATGCACCACCATCACAATATGGAACATTTGATGAGGGAGAGGAGAATTCAAGAAGGTCAGAGGCTGAATCTTCAATTGGTTCAACTGATAAGAGCACAGTGGATGAAAGCTGGGATGTATTGATCGAGCGCCTTTTTGATAAGGATGAACATGGCCGTATTGTGCTCAAGAAATGA